Below is a genomic region from Triticum dicoccoides isolate Atlit2015 ecotype Zavitan chromosome 5A, WEW_v2.0, whole genome shotgun sequence.
ttatcaaccttggatgttttatatgcatttatatgctattttatatgatttttaggactaacctattaacctagagcctagtgccaatttctgttttttccttattttagagtatcacagaaaaagaaaatcaaatggagtccaattgacctgaaaatttacggaacttatttttggaccaggagaagcccacggagcatcgaagatggaccagaagagtcccgggctgcccacgagggtgggggcacgcccaggggatgggcgcgcccccctggcttgtggacagcccggagacccccctgacttgttcccgactccaatacctcttatataacccaaaacttccagaaagaaacctagatcgggagttccgccgccagaagcctccgtagccaccgaaaaccaatctagacccgtttcggcaccctgccggagggggaatccctctccggtggccatcttcatcatcccggcgctctccatgacgaggagggagtagttcgccctaggggctgagggtatgtaccagtagctatgtgtttgatctctctctctctctctcgtgttcttgagtcggcacggtcttgatgtatcgtgagctttgctattatagttggatcttatgatgtttctccccctctactctcttgtaacggattgagttttccctttgaagttatcttattggattgagtctttaaggatttgagaacactagatgtatgtcttgcatgtgcttatctgtggtgacaatgggatatcacgtgatttacttgatgtatgttttggtgatcaacttgcgggttccgtgacctcgtgaacttatgcataggggttggcacacgttttcgtcttgactctccagtagaaactttggggcactctttgaagttctttgtgttggttgaatagatgaatctgagattgtgtgatgcatatcgtataatcatacccacggatacttgaggtgacattggagtatctaggtgacattagggttttggttgatttgtgtcttaaggtgttattctagtacgaactcttaaatagatcgatctgaaagaataactttgaggtggtttcgtaccctacaataatctcttggtttgttctccgctattagtgactttggagtgactctttgtcacatgttgagggatagttatatgatccaattatgttattattgttgagagaacttgcactagtggaagtatgaaccctaggccttgtttcctagaattgcaataccgtttacgcacacttttatcattagttaccttgctgtttttatattctcagattacaaaaacctatatctaccatccatattgcacttgtatcaccatcccttcgccgaactagtgcacctatacagtttaccattgtattgggtgtgttggggacacaagagactctttgttatttggttgcagggttgcttgagagagaccatcttcatcctatgcctcccacggattgataaaccttaggtcatccacttgagggaaatttgctactgtcctacaaacctctgcacttggaggcccaacaacgtctacaagaagaaggttgtgtagtatacatcaagctcttttctggtgccgttgccggggaggttagcgcttgaaggtatatatttagatcttgcaataaaaTCTTTTagcttcttgttttatcactagtttagtctataatagaaaaaatggaattgagggtacctcatatgcttcatctttttaatatctttcatgacaaTAAGGATTCCGTaaattgtgccaaaatgctagaagaagaatgcattaaaatgtttggcactaaacctttaaatgatgagcatgattgcaatgttgttagtatgaattccttgaatatccatggcactaatgatgattacaaggtgtgaagttgagtcagactcaatgcccgaccacagaagatagagagaaaatgaaaggtgttccctatgcttcagccataggctctatcatgtatgcaatgctgtgtaccagacttgatgtgtgccttgctatcagtttagcagggaggtaccaaagtaatccaggagtggatcactggataacggtcaagaatatcctgaaatacctgaaaaggactaagtatatgtttctcgtatatggaggtgacaaagaactcgtcataaacggttacttcgatgcaagttttgacactgatttggatgactctaagtcacaaaccggatacgtatttttattaaatggtggagctgtcagttggtgcagttccaagcagagcgtcgtggcgggatctacgtgtgaagcggaatacatagctgcttcggaagcagcaaatgaaggagtctggatgaaggagttcatatccgatctaggtgtcatacctagtgcatcgggtccaatgaaaatcctttgtgacaatactggtgcaattgcattggcaaaggaatccagatatcacaagagaaccaagcacatcaagaagacgcttcaattccatccgcgatcaagtcaaggagggagacatagagatttgcaagatacatacggatctgaatgttgcagacccgttgactaagcctctctcacgagcaaaacatgatcagcaccaagactccatgggtgttagaatcattacaatataatctagattactgattctagtgcaagtgggagactaaaggaaatatgccctagaggcaataataaagttgttatttacatttccttatatcatgataaatgtttattattcatgctagaattgtattaaccagaaacttagtacatgtgtgaatacatagacaaacagagtgtcactagtttgcctctacttgactagctcgttgaatcaatgatggttatgtttcctaaccatagacatgagttgtcatttgattaacgggatcacatcattagagaatgatgtgattgacttgacccatccgttagcttagcacgatgatcgtttagtttgttgttattgctttctccataacttatacatgttcctatgactatgagatcatgcaactcccgaataccggaggaacactttgtgtgctaccgaacgtcacaacgtaattgggtgattataaaggtgctctacaggtatcttcgatggtgtttgttgagctggcatagatcgagattaggatttgtcactccgattgtcggagaggtatctctgggccctctcggtaatgtacatcaatataagcattgcaagcaatgtagctaatgagttagttacgagatgtagcattacggaacgagtaaagagacttgccgataactagattgaactaggtattgagataccgacgatcaaatctcgggcaagtaacataccgatgacaaagggaacaacctatatcgttatgcggtttgaccgataaagatcttcatagaatatgtaggaaccaatatgagcatccaagttctgctattggttattgaccggagatgtgtctcggtcatgtctacatagttctcgaacccatagggtccgcacgcttaacgttcggtgacggtcGTATTAtgggtttatgtattttgatgtaccgaaggtagttcggagtccctgatatgataacggacatgacgaggagtctcgaaatgttcgagacataaagatcgatatattgcacgactatatttggacatcagaatggtttcgggtgagatcgggcatttaccgatgtaccgggaggttactggaaccccgcgggaggtatatgggccttattgggccatagtgggagagaggagaagggagcaaaggagggggcgcgcccccaagcccaatctgaattgggaaggggactggcccccctttccttcctccttcctcccccttccttctctcctaatccaactaggtagggggggggggggaatcctactcccggtgggagtaggactccccttggggcgcgcctaggaggccggccccctccccctcctccactcctttatataagggggaggtgggcaccccatagacacacaagttgctcattgatctcttagccgtgtgcggtgcccccctccaccataatccacctcggtcatatcatagcggtgcttaggcaaaccctgttccggtagcatcatcatcaccatcatcacgccgtcgtgctgacaaagctctacctcgacactctactggatcgtgagttcgtgggacgtcaccgagccgaacgtgtgcagatcgcggaggtgtcgtaccttcggtgctaggatcaatcgatcatgaagacgtacgactacatcaaccgcgttgtcataacgcttccgcttacggtctacgagggtacatggacaacactcttccctctcgttgctatgcatcaccatgatcttgcgtgtgcgtaggatttatttttgaaattattgcgttccctaCAAATATCAATAGCCCGAATTACTAGGAACCGGAgaggtccacacatcgctatggatcaactgaaaaggaaaagaagctatggtggtggagttattgaACGGGAGGCGAACATGTTTGCTAACACGACAGGCATGACAGGTGGTCCTCAATCTTATGACAACTGAAACTCAAATTCgtaagaatatgacgaagtgtgacgAGGTTGGGGTGACCCAAGCGAGCTTGCCAGAGATCAACTCCAGTGGAGAAAGCGACcggtgcggtggtggtggtggaggaggagggcgaatgcaccggatagagctcgtcggggctgtcacatcggtggagtaccATCCTAGTTCAAGTGTCCTTGACACAAAAAccaagctcgtcaaattcaacaATGACAGAATTTTCATGAGTGAAACAACGAATGGAGATAagattcttaataagatgaggagacacaagtatgttagacaaaaATAAAGGCGTAGAAgtagaaggaaaagaagtgtgcccAACATGTGTGATAGGGAATGTGGAACCGTCGCCGACAATGATGCGGTGGACGGTGGAGACAGGAGTGAAGGAGGCAAGGTTATCAGGATGAGCAAATATATAAGACGTGgcaccggtgtccatgtaccaatcactaCCTACAGTGTAGTTGTTCGGTGTAGGAGTAGCATGCATCCGGGTGAGGAGCACCGGTTCCAGTGCGCCGGCGGCAGGCCGGCGAGGGGGACGGAGACGCCATGGGAAAGCCGTAACCGCTGCTCATCTATGACGGTGGGTACTCGCCATACGGCTGCGGAGCCGCGTAGTACGCATGATGCGCACGAGGGGCAGGAGGCCCATACGGTATGAAGAGCAGTCCCGGCGGCAACTGCGGTGCCGGATAGGCCGGATGGTCCACTAAAAAAACCTGTGGGACCGCTGACAGATGTTGGGCGTCGTCGGGCTGCTGCCCAGCGGACGAGTGCTGGCTCTCTGACGACCCCATCAATACTCGGGAGACCCGTACGCGGGCAGAGCCCCGTACGCCCCGTACATGGAAACGGGCACGTGGGGGGCCGTGTCGGAGGGCGCCAGCAGCGACGCGACGGCGGACTGGCCGGAGGGCGCCGGCGGTGCGGCGGCAGAGGCAGCAGTGAATGGACTGGTTGACGCCATCGCTAGTCCGACGGCGGCGACAGACGACGCGGCTGGCGCGGGCGGCTCGGACGGCTCGGTGCAGCAGTGGCAAcagacgcgcgcggtggctcgggtGGATTGCGCGTGCGGCAGCAGCGGCTTGGGCGCCCGTGGTGGCTGGCGGCTGGCTCGGGCGCACGCGGGCGGGCGAGTTGCTGAATCGGGCGGGAGCGAGCGGGTAGTAGCAGCAGGCGGCCGGGCGAGCGGGGTCGAGCACTGTCCGCGTACTATATTCGCGTGTGTTTTGGCGAGAGAGTTCGAGCGATCCATATCGGCAGCCGACGGTTTGTACATGCACTTGTACGTACATACGGGGTGACCGCGGGAGAATCGATCCACATGCAAGCTAGCTTTGTGTACGTGAGCGTAGCAGCAGGCGGCTGGGCGAGCGGGATCGAATGGGCGGCGGGCGGCTGGATCGGGCTGGAGTGAAGCGGGGACGCAGCTGGGGAAGAGAGGAGCAGCCGGACGCAGCGCGGGCGGGTGGAGGGAGGAGCGGCGGCCGGCGTGGAGGGcgtgcgagcggcggcggcgagggaagcgAGAAAAAAACCTAAGAAACTGGTATCATGTATTATATTATGATTGCATGATGTATTACTCTTCGTACATATGCATGTATATATGATGTATAAAGATTGACCATAGATCTCAATTATACAAGAAACTAGGAGGCGGGCCCATACACAATATACACATAACATATATAGTCAACGCTGAGAATTAGGGGACGAAGAGATATGAGATCTGCTAGAGATGTTGTTAGTGATGGACCGAAAGCAGTTCCGGCATTTTGATTAAGCGACGGTGTCCATGGCGACTGACAGCGTTGATCCCTCCGAAGATGATAAACACTAGTGGTTGGGGCACCACCTTGTGGCGCCGCTTAAAAGGAAGTTATGCGCatgtttctattttttttaaatacaTAGCATCCTCGCCTTTGTCTAAAAAATATCTTAGAGAAAAAAAATCCTCACATtcatctaaaaaaataaaaaaaaataacacCATTGTCTACCTGTGAGCCCAGTTTGCATAACCCTTCATTTAAAAAACACCAAAGGTCCTTATctccatctaaaaagaaaaaaTATACATTTAAAAGATAATCTTTAGTTTCATctaaaaaattacaaaaaaattctcACTGCGGCCAATCAGCTTGTGCCACGTGGCATAGCTGGTTGGTCGCCCTTCATGCATAACTTAAGGGAAAAGGTTGTAGCCGGcggaccggccgaagcttcggccagTCACGCACGGATCGCCCGGTTTATTAGCGATCGAAGCGCCTATTTAGCCAAGTCTTCCACATAGGGGATCAAATGTGTGGATGTTGGGGCCCACGCACCGCCCGCAACCCGCGGGCCTTCTTTTCCTTATCCCTTCGTTGCTCATCCACTTCCATATCCAGTCGCATCTTCCTCCCCATTCACCCACAGCCTGGGGCGCGCTCGCCGCCGTGGCCGCTGGCAACTCGATGCTCCTCGTTTTAAATCGTGCGCGGATCACCTGCACCGGATGCATCCCTCTCCATGGCCGCCCACAGCCAGGGGCTTGCTCATGGCCTTGTCCGCTGGCAACTGGACGCGCCCCCTCTCCATGGCAACTGCAGCCTGAGCTTCTCTAGTCGCCATGACCAACCAGCAATCAGTCGCGGCGGCGACGAGTTTGTGCTGGAGCCGGGGGTTGCTGGAACCAGGTTTTCTTTTGCTGGATCCaccttttttttgctacaaccccTTTCTTTTTTGCTACCATCCCCATTCGATTTGATGAACTCtttttgtttttgctggaaccggtgtcCCGATTCGCTGGAACCAGTTGGTGGAGGTGCTGCAAGGTTGACACCTCGCTACAGGAAGCTGCATCCAGCAGCGAGGAGGGATGCATCCAACGTCGTTCAAACACAGGGAGTTGCAACCATGTACACCGGAGCTACAACTGGTGACTGGGGGAGTTGCAAGAGGGAGCGGGCGTTTTTGCTGATGCGTCTTTTTTTGGTGAACCAAAtttttgtttttgctggaaccgatGTATTTCTTTGCTGGAATAGATATTTTTTTTTACTTCATCGGACTGCGGAGCTTTCAAATGTTTCATGTGGTTTTTGCTGGGACCTAAGTTTGGTTTTGCTGGAAGCGTTGTTCGATTTTGTTTCAACCGACCACCGGAGTTTCTGTAGGTACGATGCATATCAATGGAGGCCAGCGAGACGGCGACGCCTACGGCAAGGACAAAGGGGCCCGGCGCACCAGATGCTGCAACCGCAGGGGGCGGGGAGCGGCGAGCTCGCCGGGTGCACACGCAcgacggcgggaggaggaagattgGTTGCAGGGTTGGGGGCGTTTTTGTGGAAGCTTTGAACGAAGGAAGCAGAACAAGTGGGGAGTTGAGTTGCCAGATCGAACGGTTCCAGCTCGCTGCATCGGGCGGCTAGCGTTCGACCGGTCCAATAGTTGGGCCGGTGCGCTGGCGCAGATCATCGCCCATAACTTAATGGGTTTAACTGAGCCACGACGAGAGAGCCGAAGCCGACGGCAACACGCATCCGTGGCGTGCATGTCCATCTGATCCCGCTGATCCCGATATGCACGACTCACGCATGTGCAGTTCAATAGTATTTCCAGCTTCATACGGTGCCGATCATACGACTGGTTCTTTATCCGGTTTGCATTTTAATCCATTTTCCAGTCCCGAAAAAGCCTGAAACCTACTACTACGAAACAAATGTTTCCAAAGTAACATCAGTTAGCCGTGAGATAGCAGGTACCGGAGAGAAACATGCATGGAGGAGGAAGGGATTAAGGAAAGAAAAGATAGGAAGGGTGAGCAGTGCAGTCTAATCTATCAGTCTTACAGAACAGAAGATTCGTGCTAGTACTAGTACTTTACCGAAGAGCCAAGCTGACCGCATCACAATCTATCCGCACTTTGCCGACGAAACACAACTTCTGCTCACTCAAACAATTGAACCTACCACCACTcggcgtcgcacaacccggcaaagAAGGAGACGATATTGTTTTTTTCTATGAAAAATCCCACACAAACTTATACTAGGAGACAAAAGTGCAATGGGAGGGGCTCCGATTGCAATCGCTTCAGTATTTGATTCAGCATTCCAGCGGAAAGGAACCGACGGTGTTGATCCCGTCCAAGAGGACGACTTATTTGAGCCCTCTCACCACGCGCGGCACGTTTATGTCCACTCTCCAGCAAGCCGATGGTGACGTGCATCTACACAAGCCCATCATCtgattctctctcaaaaaaaaaagcCCATCATCTGATCCATTTATAGTTGGCAGTGGAATTCTCTGTCTGTGTGTTCCATCTGCACGAGTCACGTGTGTAGTATGGTGAGCTTTCATTCTCAGAAGAAGTTTTCGTTTCATtatatttttttgctgtgatgtgaATCCGATAGAAAAAGACTCTGGCTCTGGAATAGCATAACGGAACATGTTTGCTGTCGTTGAGTCTTGCAGAGTATATACGTGCTGCACTTTAAATGGAACCTGACTGCAGGACAATCTTCATGCACTTTGCTGAAGAAAAACTATAGGGAATGGCTAGGAGCCAGTCGACTGAATCTCGTTTGGAATCAGTCAATTTGGCTGGGATGAATTTGAACCGTTGGATAGAGAACGGACGGCTCAGATTGTGTCTTCCTCCTCCCAACAACTTTCCCAGAAACAGATTGCTCGGGTGTTCTTCTTCCTCCCGCACGCCGCCTGCTGTCACCGGCCGGCCGCCAGctgccgcctcctgcagccggcAGCGCTCCCTCAACCGCCTCGCCGCCCTCCCCTAAACCACCCCCCGCCACCGGTcttccgccgccccggccatccctttaGGGCCCTCccacgccgagctttttctccggccacCGCCCCACCATCACCCCCCACCACCGCCGgctaccaccgcccccaccctgaaccttaAAATAGATAATGGGGTGATGACCGAAGCCCATTCTTTTTTTTTGGTGAGGCCCTTCCTTCTCCTTCCATGattcaaaaatcgactgacccgaaCTAGGAAAGTCAGATGACCGAAATCTACCTAAACTGAAAACTAGAGTATTTCTGTTCAATCAATCAACCCACTGCGCCCTGCATCGAGATCCAGAGCTCAAACCCTTGAAACGAATCCCAAACATGAAGCAACTACAATGATCACCCTAAAAAGTCGGGGgtttatactccctccggtcctttttactctgcatattaggtttgtctggagtcaatctcatccaactttgaccaagtttatataaaaaattattgacattcacataacaacaccaatatcattgaATTCATCtcgaaatatattttcatattatatttattagatattatatatgctaataatttctaatataaatttggtcaaacttagcatagtttgactttcggcaaatccaatgtgcagagtaaaaaggagagGGAGTACAACTCAACTAACTCTGGTATGAAGGAATTGGTGTATGACAAATATACCCATTTACTGAACCTACTGTACAACAACTGTACTAGGTACGTACAGTATGTGTCTAGGTACAAATTGCGACCGCCTCTCCCCGCGCGCGCGCTACTCGGCCTTGCTTGCCACTTCCTCCTCCTGGGCGTGGGGCACGCCGGCGGGGAGGAGGACGGCGCGGACATCCTCGACGTCGTCGTCGGACGACGATCCGTGGAAGCTGTCGGACGGCACGGGCGTCAGGAACTCGACCCAGCCGCTGCCCTTGAGGCGTTCGACGCCGAAGTACATGGCGACCCCGACAGCGAGCACGATGATGTTGACGACGATGGTCGTGGCCGACGCGAGGCACATGACGGTGCCGATGAGCAAGACGGGCGGGACGCACATGACGGCTGCCCCCACGGAGCCGAGCGGGATCCGGTACGGCCGGGGCAGGTCCGGGTTCTTGAAACGCAGCTTGACGAACGCCGCGAACACGGCGAGCATGCCGAGCCCGTAGAGGAAGTTGAGGAGCTCGATGATCTCCTGGAAGCTCATGAAGGAGAGGACCACCACCCCCGTCGCCGAGCAGAGGATGCTGTACGTCGGCGTCCCGTGTCGCGATCTGCGTGTAAGACAATGCATCGCGGGAAGATGAGACATGTTTTTTTGGTTTCTTCTTCGCGGGAAGATTGGATTTCGAGATTCATCACCTGCGGGCGAAGACGGCGGGGATCATGCCCATCTCGGCCATGCCGAGGAGCTGGAAGGAGTCGCTGCTCATCTCGGCCTCGAAGAGCCCCATGTTGGACATGGCCGCCGCGGCCTGGATCCACACGCGCAGCCAGGGCCCGCCGATCCTCTGCCCGACCTCGGAGAAGAACCCGTCCGTCCACTCGGCCGCTGTCTCCGATGGCAGCGCGCCGGTGCCTGCCAGGAGCGGGATGAGGTACGCGCCGACGACGAGCGCCACGGCGCCGAACACCGCCTTGGGGAACGTCTTCCTCGGCTCGTCAACCTCGCCGGCGAGCGTGCTCGCCTTGTCCCAGTAATTGAGGTTCCAGAACATGGAGTTGAAGTAGCCGCGCGGGTCGATGGCCTTGGGGTTGACGGCGAGCCAGCGGGAAGGGCGGATCTTGGGGATGGCGAGCGCGGTGAGCGCGACGAACGGGGACAGGGAGAAGGCGGTGAGGAAAAGCGCCGAGAGGCCGACGAGGTGGAGGCCGCGGAAATTGAGGTAGGTGAGCGCGGCGGTGAGGCCGAGCACGGCGAGCGAGCGGAGCGGCGGCGCGAGGGCGAGCCCGCTGGAGCGGAGGTAGTCGAGGAAGAGCACCGGGTAGAGCGCGTTGTCGAGGGTGCCGGAGGCCCACTTGGAGAAGCCGACGAGGAAGGCGACGGcggggccgaacgcggcggagaccCAGGCGACGTAGCcggcgttggtggggaacgcggagGCGAGCTCGGCGGTGATGAGGGCTTCAGGGAGCGACCAGAGGACCGGGAGGATGAGGAAGCCGAGGAGCGGGAGCagggcgccgccgccggcgcggACAGAGTCCTCGATGCCGAACGGCCCGCCCGAGACGTCGTAGAAGATGAGCGCGACGAGGGGGAGAACCGTCAGGGGGCGCCGCCTCGCCGCGGGGACGTCCTCTCCGCCTCCGCCGGTCATCGGGTCAACGGCCGCgcgccaccgcccccgccgccgcgggAGACGAGAGAGACGGGTCAGGGGATTGGTCTGGTGAGGTGTGGAAGTATGGAAAAGAAATGGTCGTCGTGTTGGGGGGAAGTTGCGGGAGATATTATCGGGTGATTTGGGCATGGCAACTGGCAAGGCGGGCCCAGGGTTCTGGTGATGATACTCCTGTATTGCAGTTAGACAGGGTCCGCACGTGCTCGCACGCATCTCGGTGTATAGCTTTTTCTAAGGGAATGTCAGTGTACAGTTTATTTTACAGCAATGTCAGTGTATAGCCATTAAGCTTATTTTCTAGTAGGACTTC
It encodes:
- the LOC119299564 gene encoding probable polyamine transporter At3g19553 → MTGGGGEDVPAARRRPLTVLPLVALIFYDVSGGPFGIEDSVRAGGGALLPLLGFLILPVLWSLPEALITAELASAFPTNAGYVAWVSAAFGPAVAFLVGFSKWASGTLDNALYPVLFLDYLRSSGLALAPPLRSLAVLGLTAALTYLNFRGLHLVGLSALFLTAFSLSPFVALTALAIPKIRPSRWLAVNPKAIDPRGYFNSMFWNLNYWDKASTLAGEVDEPRKTFPKAVFGAVALVVGAYLIPLLAGTGALPSETAAEWTDGFFSEVGQRIGGPWLRVWIQAAAAMSNMGLFEAEMSSDSFQLLGMAEMGMIPAVFARRSRHGTPTYSILCSATGVVVLSFMSFQEIIELLNFLYGLGMLAVFAAFVKLRFKNPDLPRPYRIPLGSVGAAVMCVPPVLLIGTVMCLASATTIVVNIIVLAVGVAMYFGVERLKGSGWVEFLTPVPSDSFHGSSSDDDVEDVRAVLLPAGVPHAQEEEVASKAE